A region from the Chitinophaga sp. Cy-1792 genome encodes:
- a CDS encoding glycerophosphoryl diester phosphodiesterase, translating to MRNCLLLLSLLICPGVFAQQRLQNEQLTLEWKQTSRGYQLQRIVASGQSLPQPSGEYLVIYSAGKPDSIPDLHLADGHPGGFSLKDYIYLTKNWENNLSPVAMNTAGKAIHFFPATAKQNNGILAFNADNTECSVNASWQLDKQYKNDILVSITLTAKQAGYYSIASPTLATLAGNKPDFAMLPGYFQSNTIQPDLVLAYAYGQGIPDKPVVFRERTAATLSPLVSSKGITMAVIPAPGTARDPWEKDVITQAKWKLGLSVMNRQGQYTPVAYHPVLGQEDSYMHTGEQRTFSFRYTVQPADWYTVYKHAINDVYRFPEFLKLKNTHTSLTSRIMAMLHYLGDDSTSMWHTFRYKGLEIGAQAYMGGVVGAEHDAMKNSDYGAMWMLANITQDTTLLKHRLPAALNFKLVQQQEDPGFFQGAAIGQYYLWKRARFTEEWGHYVEPIALTYYTMLDIGNILLFEPGNAQLQQRLRLGADKLLQWQHTNGHWEVAYDDNTAPTFTDIPDLRPTFYGLVVAYRILKDEKYLLAARKGADWLIKNGIDKGSYLGVCGDTRFVADFATAQTVQAMLDIFDITKDKRYQDAAITAAKVYTASVYTHPIPDMKQKTVNGTPRQDWEISQVGLSFEHGGSLGSANNHGPIMLASHAGMFVRIFALTHDSLFINMARAAVLGRDAFVDQATQVASYYWMAMNKGAGPYPHHAWWQVGLLTDYLVSEISLRSNNRISFPKGFVTPKVGPHTSYGFAPGQVLGAAANLYLPDGMLEVRNPQVDYLSARSTDRHTLYIMLLNSDDDQQQTAISFDPSKAGGISPNQVTLLDAAGKPEKQVLSGNTWNVTIPAYGLKIIKIRS from the coding sequence ATGAGAAATTGCTTGTTGCTATTATCATTATTAATTTGTCCGGGTGTGTTTGCGCAGCAGCGACTTCAAAATGAGCAGCTGACACTTGAGTGGAAGCAAACCAGTCGGGGTTACCAGCTGCAGCGTATTGTGGCCAGCGGACAATCACTGCCACAGCCTTCCGGAGAATACCTCGTCATCTACTCTGCCGGAAAGCCGGACAGCATTCCCGATCTGCATCTGGCGGACGGACATCCGGGTGGATTCTCCCTTAAAGATTATATCTATCTCACTAAAAACTGGGAAAATAACCTGAGTCCGGTAGCGATGAATACCGCCGGCAAGGCAATCCATTTTTTCCCTGCCACGGCAAAGCAAAACAACGGCATACTGGCGTTTAATGCAGATAATACCGAATGTAGTGTGAACGCCAGCTGGCAGCTGGATAAACAATATAAAAATGATATCCTGGTTAGTATAACGCTGACGGCTAAACAGGCAGGCTACTATTCCATTGCCTCACCTACGCTGGCTACCCTGGCAGGTAATAAGCCTGATTTTGCCATGCTGCCTGGCTATTTCCAGAGTAATACCATTCAGCCAGACCTTGTACTGGCCTATGCTTACGGACAGGGTATCCCCGACAAGCCGGTGGTATTCCGTGAGCGTACGGCGGCTACATTAAGTCCGCTCGTTAGCAGCAAAGGTATTACCATGGCGGTTATCCCGGCTCCCGGCACCGCCCGCGACCCCTGGGAAAAAGATGTGATAACCCAAGCCAAATGGAAACTTGGCCTTTCTGTGATGAACAGACAGGGTCAGTATACACCGGTAGCCTATCATCCGGTACTGGGACAGGAAGATTCGTATATGCATACAGGTGAGCAACGGACTTTTTCTTTCCGCTATACGGTACAACCCGCAGACTGGTATACCGTATACAAACATGCGATCAATGATGTATATCGTTTTCCGGAATTCCTGAAGCTGAAGAATACACATACTTCGCTTACCAGCAGGATCATGGCCATGCTACATTATCTTGGCGACGACAGCACTTCCATGTGGCATACCTTCCGCTACAAAGGACTGGAAATAGGCGCGCAGGCTTATATGGGTGGCGTAGTAGGAGCAGAACATGATGCCATGAAAAACTCTGACTATGGTGCTATGTGGATGCTGGCTAATATTACACAGGATACAACATTGCTAAAACATCGTTTGCCCGCTGCACTCAACTTTAAGCTGGTACAGCAACAGGAAGACCCGGGATTTTTTCAGGGCGCTGCCATAGGGCAATACTATCTCTGGAAAAGAGCGCGCTTTACGGAAGAGTGGGGACACTATGTAGAGCCGATAGCACTAACCTATTATACCATGCTTGATATCGGTAATATCCTGTTGTTTGAACCTGGTAATGCGCAGCTGCAACAGCGCTTACGCCTTGGGGCCGACAAACTCCTGCAATGGCAGCATACCAATGGACATTGGGAGGTAGCCTATGATGATAATACCGCACCAACGTTTACGGATATACCGGATTTACGTCCTACATTTTATGGACTGGTGGTAGCATACCGTATTTTGAAAGATGAAAAATATCTGCTGGCTGCCCGCAAAGGAGCAGACTGGCTCATAAAAAACGGTATTGATAAAGGCAGTTACCTCGGCGTTTGCGGCGATACCCGCTTTGTAGCGGATTTCGCCACAGCGCAGACGGTGCAGGCCATGCTGGATATCTTTGATATAACCAAAGACAAACGTTACCAGGATGCAGCCATTACAGCTGCTAAAGTATATACGGCTTCGGTGTATACACATCCCATCCCGGATATGAAGCAAAAAACAGTGAATGGAACACCGCGTCAGGATTGGGAAATATCGCAGGTAGGTTTAAGTTTCGAGCATGGTGGGAGTCTGGGCTCCGCGAATAATCACGGGCCAATTATGCTGGCAAGTCATGCAGGTATGTTTGTCCGCATTTTCGCGCTTACGCATGATTCGCTGTTCATCAATATGGCACGTGCTGCCGTGTTGGGACGTGATGCCTTTGTAGACCAGGCTACGCAGGTGGCCTCCTATTACTGGATGGCCATGAATAAAGGCGCCGGGCCTTATCCGCACCATGCCTGGTGGCAGGTGGGATTGCTCACCGATTACCTGGTATCAGAAATCAGTTTGCGTAGCAATAACAGGATCAGCTTTCCTAAAGGTTTTGTGACTCCTAAGGTAGGGCCACATACCAGTTATGGTTTTGCGCCGGGACAGGTGCTGGGAGCCGCCGCCAACCTGTATTTGCCGGATGGAATGCTGGAAGTGAGAAATCCGCAGGTAGATTATTTAAGTGCCAGAAGTACGGACCGGCATACGTTGTATATTATGCTGCTGAATAGTGATGATGACCAACAGCAAACAGCAATCAGCTTTGATCCTTCAAAAGCGGGCGGCATTTCTCCCAATCAGGTGACGTTGTTAGACGCAGCAGGGAAACCGGAAAAGCAGGTATTGTCCGGCAACACCTGGAACGTAACTATTCCGGCATATGGACTGAAAATTATTAAAATCCGCTCATGA